The sequence below is a genomic window from Nocardia fluminea.
GGCCTCGAGGTCATGCTGCCGGGCCCACCACATCACCCCAGGTGAGCAAGGCCACTGTTGCCGCTGCCACCGAACGGGTAGGTTCGGGTGCGGCACCGGAGGGGGTCCCGAGCGCCGGACATCGTCGAATACCGATCCGACCAGGGAGTTTCCTGTGACTTTGCACCGTCGAACCCTTCGATCACGCGGTCTGACCGCGCTGGCCGCCCTCACCGTCGCGGCCGCACTGCCCGCGGCGGTGACAGGCACCGCACAGGCCCGCATGATCGGCGGATTCGAGGTGGGCGGCGCGATCGAGGCCGAATACGACCAGGTCGGCGGCCCGGCGCTGGGTGAGCCCACCTCCCCGGAAGCCGACGCGGCGGCCGGTGGCAAGTACCAGACCTTCGCCAACAACGCGGCCATCTACTGGCACCCCGACACCAACGCCAACACTGTCGCCGGCCAGATCCGCGACAAGTTCGCCCAGGCGGGCAACGAGTCGGGCAAGCTCGGCTACCCGGTAACCCGCGAGGAGTCCACCCCCTCGGGCGGCGGCCGCTACAACCACTTCCAGCACGGCTCGATCTACTGGTCCGTCGGCACCGGCGCGCACCAGATCAGCGGCCCGATCCGCGACAAGTGGGCGGCGCTGGGCTGGGAATCGAGCCCGCTGGGCTTCCCGCTCACCGAC
It includes:
- a CDS encoding LGFP repeat-containing protein; this translates as MTLHRRTLRSRGLTALAALTVAAALPAAVTGTAQARMIGGFEVGGAIEAEYDQVGGPALGEPTSPEADAAAGGKYQTFANNAAIYWHPDTNANTVAGQIRDKFAQAGNESGKLGYPVTREESTPSGGGRYNHFQHGSIYWSVGTGAHQISGPIRDKWAALGWESSPLGFPLTDVSAAGKGDGQFTMFPTGAIYWTAKTGAHAVWGSIQADWIRAGGENGRYGYPTSDEYDYQGGKAQDFTGGKITWKPSN